Proteins from a genomic interval of Piscinibacter sp. HJYY11:
- a CDS encoding AAA family ATPase encodes MTKPDKPAVPSAPTQTTDVVLYRTEQACVLRRTQADGQRVVVKQAIGAPAVRRLGHELTMLKRVAHVAGVPAVMDTPAADTLVLRDDGGIALTDYLRDRTLSTTQAVDYALGAARILAAVHKAGVVHKDIGPGNLLIHPETLAPTLIDFNISVLAGAEAAAAADAEISGTWAYMSPEHTGRTGRAPDARSDLYSFGMTLYQVLVGRKPFETEDLLELVHAHLVQMPEAPATLVPEVPAVLSDIVMRLVAKEPEKRYQSAEGLAQDLQRLQRGLAAETVESFELGAFDFGAELKAPAGLVGRDKEIERLRAVFEAAREGRTPWLWIQGEAGVGKSALVDELRSIAATRRAWYAGGRFTAASASDSAHALAGFSGLGRQLVALPTGQLAQVRDKLLAALDGRLGYGVAQLPEFRSLLGEHPAAEPEGDADTAIADAAVRLLRALASAERPVVLVADDLQHAPPLMFKLLAALSTEAARALIPGLLLVAAGPADLAERVRAFAPADLEVAPLAADAAARMIATMLRMPVDQASPLAASLERHTRHCPGRIVALLNALRADSVLSLGDGRWVWDGEAVRRYVGAASPAELQARIAALPKATAGLVHALAALGGHAAWADLVAATGQTPARLRKALAAALDDGLVVDGDDGPALPRATVGEAALAALPAAERHALHLGFARKLDAAKRPEALVATQYFHAGLAADDGLDTRDRRRAAELLEREGDALRARGQIDLSERYLSVALSSLRLVAGADEQQRVFDLSVKRLQSLFELGRHADVDAVYRSLLDAGFAPELLSGALRHQIYSLVARSKFADAMQAGLDLLARLEMPKPADIRPDLGAGIARLVGWYRGDDRLRDFDRPEINTGRELALAQSLPETTTPAYFADPPTWAWLTLMAHKIWVEHGPHPRLAGSVASLPFVLVGTPQDFRGAHAVGRHVIEVCEKRGFDQAQALGRCIFAISAAHWVDSLELILGEFHRARADLMRMREPFVAFSYVASDVAFDCQPTLALAMPEVKAGLDFALAQRNLDFQQRYQPRLQLQLALRGETRSAGALTDDHFDEADYVTRIDPTGTTAATYHMVATIRAALFGDAPALAKHSAMAVALAPRTPGYYLSAVARALRVLSLADQLRSAAEEDKPKLVEELDATLAWVKARATDAPANFAHLAAWLDAERAWALESVWTAGAAFDAAVTAAKDVPRPWHKALIHERAALFRLSQGMEEAAKPILFAACELYDAWGAAGKVKELRRQHAFLRSGKGLSRSDSGKTTSVVGAEMLDLMAVLRASQALSSETVLAKLTDRVGKVLGTITGATGVQLIVRPEEGSDDWVMAHTLGDAKPQTVEEAGAAGELALSAFRYAERTRELLLIEDVVRDERFNEDAFAQKLEQCSMMFSPIVKQGHLHAMLVLENRQRRNAFSGDRLDSVALIAGQLSVSLDNALLYASLEKRVAERTAQLRQKTNDINAMLQNMPQGVLTVVSGGAIHPEYSAYLETIFETTDIAGVSVMDLIFAKTSLGADLLSQVDAAIASVIGEDEMNYEFNSHLLVAELDKTLADGKVKSLALSWSPIVGEEGNVDKLMLCVRDVTELKRLEAEANARKRELQVIGEILAVSQEKFHEFIDSARGFIAENKALIEKTAEKKPDAINLLFRNMHTIKGNARTYGFLGLTNQVHVTEQHYDDLRKDAQAVWEQGALLAELAQVHELIEHYAHVNDVVLGRKGPGRRAAVEKFLMVERDTVAETLSMLMGVDHSDPNAMRLALQHVGSTLHMLGTQPIGEILSGTLESLPSLARELGKAPPQVHIEDHGLMVRTQASSLLKNLFTHLLRNSVDHGIEKPELRAAAGKPDAGRIDLRLHVDDGKLWIHLKDDGRGLALGRIRQQAMEQNLLTRGASTSAEEVAQLIFRSGFSTAEQVTEVSGRGVGMDAVRAFLEKEGGSIAIRFLDDRENADFRPFETVIALPDKFAASLHAAMSFDALRSRLVTSKA; translated from the coding sequence ATGACGAAGCCCGACAAGCCGGCAGTCCCGAGCGCGCCCACCCAGACGACCGACGTGGTGCTCTACCGCACCGAACAGGCCTGCGTGTTGCGCCGCACACAGGCAGACGGCCAGCGCGTGGTGGTGAAGCAGGCCATCGGCGCGCCCGCCGTGCGCCGCCTGGGGCATGAGCTGACCATGCTGAAGCGCGTGGCCCACGTGGCCGGCGTGCCGGCGGTGATGGACACCCCGGCGGCCGACACCCTGGTGCTGCGCGACGACGGCGGCATCGCCCTCACCGACTATCTGCGCGACAGGACGCTGAGCACCACGCAGGCGGTTGACTACGCGCTCGGCGCGGCGCGCATCCTCGCGGCCGTGCACAAGGCCGGCGTGGTGCACAAGGACATCGGCCCCGGCAACCTGCTGATCCACCCCGAGACGCTCGCCCCGACGCTGATCGACTTCAACATCTCGGTGCTCGCCGGCGCCGAGGCGGCCGCGGCCGCCGATGCCGAGATCTCCGGCACCTGGGCCTACATGTCGCCCGAGCACACCGGCCGCACCGGGCGTGCGCCCGACGCGCGCTCCGACCTTTATTCCTTCGGCATGACGCTGTACCAGGTGCTGGTGGGCCGCAAGCCCTTCGAGACCGAAGACCTGCTCGAGCTCGTGCACGCGCACCTGGTGCAGATGCCCGAGGCCCCCGCCACGCTCGTGCCGGAAGTGCCGGCCGTGCTGTCCGACATCGTGATGCGCCTCGTGGCCAAGGAGCCCGAGAAGCGCTACCAGAGCGCCGAAGGCCTCGCGCAGGACCTGCAGCGCCTGCAGCGCGGGCTGGCCGCGGAGACGGTCGAATCGTTCGAGCTCGGCGCCTTCGACTTCGGTGCCGAACTGAAGGCGCCGGCCGGTCTGGTCGGGCGCGACAAGGAGATCGAACGACTGCGCGCGGTCTTCGAGGCCGCTCGCGAAGGCAGGACGCCATGGCTGTGGATCCAGGGCGAGGCCGGTGTCGGCAAGTCGGCCCTGGTCGATGAACTCCGCAGCATCGCCGCCACGCGCCGTGCCTGGTATGCCGGCGGGCGTTTCACCGCCGCGTCGGCCAGCGACAGCGCGCATGCGCTCGCCGGCTTCAGCGGCCTCGGCCGCCAGCTCGTGGCCTTGCCGACCGGGCAACTCGCGCAGGTGCGCGACAAGCTGCTCGCCGCGCTCGACGGCCGCCTGGGCTATGGCGTGGCGCAACTGCCCGAATTCAGGAGCCTGCTGGGCGAACACCCGGCGGCGGAGCCCGAAGGCGACGCCGACACCGCGATCGCCGACGCCGCCGTGCGCCTGCTGCGCGCGCTCGCCAGCGCCGAGCGGCCGGTGGTGTTGGTGGCCGATGACCTGCAGCATGCGCCGCCGCTGATGTTCAAGCTGCTCGCCGCGCTGAGCACCGAAGCGGCGCGCGCTCTCATCCCCGGTCTGCTGCTGGTGGCCGCGGGCCCGGCCGACCTCGCCGAGCGCGTGCGGGCCTTCGCACCCGCCGACCTCGAGGTCGCGCCGCTCGCCGCAGACGCTGCGGCCCGCATGATCGCGACCATGCTGCGCATGCCGGTCGACCAGGCCAGCCCGCTGGCCGCCTCCCTCGAGCGCCACACGCGGCACTGCCCGGGCCGCATCGTCGCATTGCTCAATGCGCTGCGCGCCGACAGCGTGCTGAGCCTCGGCGATGGCCGCTGGGTGTGGGACGGCGAGGCCGTGCGCCGGTATGTGGGCGCCGCCAGCCCCGCCGAGCTGCAGGCCCGCATCGCCGCGCTGCCGAAGGCGACGGCCGGGCTCGTCCACGCGCTTGCCGCCCTCGGTGGCCACGCCGCATGGGCCGACCTCGTGGCCGCCACCGGCCAGACCCCGGCGCGGCTGCGCAAGGCGCTGGCCGCCGCCCTCGACGACGGCCTCGTGGTCGACGGTGACGACGGCCCGGCGCTGCCGCGCGCGACCGTCGGTGAAGCCGCGCTGGCTGCACTGCCGGCGGCCGAGCGCCATGCGCTGCACCTCGGCTTCGCCCGCAAGCTCGACGCCGCCAAGCGGCCCGAGGCGCTGGTCGCAACGCAGTATTTCCATGCGGGTCTGGCCGCGGATGATGGGCTGGACACCCGCGACCGCCGCCGCGCCGCCGAGCTGCTCGAGCGCGAGGGCGATGCGCTGCGTGCGCGTGGCCAGATCGACCTCTCGGAGCGCTACCTGTCGGTCGCGCTCAGCTCGCTTCGCCTGGTGGCGGGCGCCGACGAGCAGCAACGTGTCTTCGACCTCAGCGTCAAGCGGCTGCAATCCCTCTTCGAGCTGGGCCGTCATGCCGATGTCGACGCTGTCTACCGGTCCTTGCTCGATGCCGGCTTCGCGCCCGAGCTGCTGAGCGGCGCGTTGCGGCACCAGATCTACAGCCTGGTGGCGCGCAGCAAGTTCGCCGATGCGATGCAGGCTGGCCTCGACCTGCTGGCGCGTCTGGAGATGCCCAAGCCGGCCGACATCCGCCCGGACCTCGGCGCCGGCATCGCGCGCCTGGTCGGCTGGTACCGCGGCGACGATCGCCTGCGCGACTTCGATCGCCCCGAGATCAACACCGGCCGCGAGCTGGCCCTGGCGCAGAGCCTGCCCGAGACCACCACGCCCGCCTACTTCGCCGACCCGCCGACCTGGGCCTGGCTCACGCTGATGGCCCACAAGATCTGGGTCGAACACGGGCCGCATCCGCGGCTGGCCGGCTCGGTCGCGTCGCTGCCCTTCGTGCTGGTCGGCACGCCGCAGGATTTCCGCGGCGCCCACGCGGTGGGCCGCCACGTGATCGAGGTGTGCGAGAAGCGCGGCTTCGACCAGGCCCAGGCGCTGGGGCGTTGCATCTTCGCGATCTCGGCGGCGCACTGGGTCGATTCGCTCGAGCTGATCCTCGGCGAGTTCCACCGCGCACGGGCCGACCTGATGCGCATGCGCGAGCCTTTTGTCGCCTTCAGCTACGTCGCCAGCGACGTGGCATTCGACTGCCAGCCCACGCTGGCCCTGGCCATGCCCGAGGTGAAGGCCGGGCTCGACTTCGCCCTCGCACAGCGCAACCTCGACTTCCAGCAGCGCTACCAGCCGCGCCTGCAGCTGCAGCTCGCGCTGCGCGGTGAAACGCGCTCGGCCGGCGCCTTGACCGACGACCACTTCGACGAAGCCGACTACGTGACCAGGATCGACCCGACGGGCACGACCGCGGCCACGTACCACATGGTCGCGACCATCCGGGCCGCGCTGTTCGGCGATGCGCCCGCCTTGGCGAAACACAGTGCAATGGCCGTGGCGCTCGCGCCCCGCACGCCCGGCTACTACTTGAGCGCCGTGGCGCGCGCGCTGCGCGTTCTCTCGCTGGCCGACCAGCTGCGAAGTGCAGCAGAAGAAGACAAGCCCAAGCTCGTCGAAGAGCTCGATGCGACCCTCGCGTGGGTGAAGGCCCGCGCCACCGATGCGCCGGCCAACTTCGCCCACCTCGCGGCCTGGCTCGACGCCGAACGTGCGTGGGCGCTCGAGTCGGTGTGGACGGCGGGTGCCGCCTTCGATGCCGCCGTGACCGCCGCGAAGGACGTGCCGCGCCCGTGGCACAAGGCCTTGATCCATGAGCGCGCCGCGCTCTTCCGCCTGTCGCAAGGCATGGAAGAAGCGGCCAAGCCGATCCTCTTCGCCGCCTGCGAGCTGTACGACGCCTGGGGCGCGGCCGGCAAGGTGAAGGAGCTGCGCCGCCAGCATGCCTTCCTGCGCTCGGGCAAGGGCCTCTCGCGCAGCGATTCGGGCAAGACCACCTCGGTGGTCGGTGCCGAGATGCTCGACCTGATGGCGGTGCTGCGCGCCTCGCAGGCGCTGAGCTCGGAGACGGTGCTGGCCAAGCTGACCGACCGTGTCGGCAAGGTGCTCGGCACCATCACCGGCGCGACCGGCGTGCAGCTGATCGTGCGGCCGGAAGAAGGTTCGGACGACTGGGTGATGGCGCACACGCTGGGCGATGCGAAGCCGCAGACGGTCGAAGAAGCCGGCGCGGCCGGTGAACTCGCGCTGTCGGCCTTCCGCTATGCCGAGCGCACCCGCGAGCTGCTGCTGATCGAAGACGTGGTGCGCGACGAGCGCTTCAACGAAGACGCCTTCGCGCAGAAGCTCGAGCAGTGCTCGATGATGTTCTCGCCCATCGTCAAGCAGGGCCACCTGCACGCGATGCTGGTGCTCGAGAACCGCCAGCGGCGCAACGCCTTCAGCGGCGACCGCCTCGACTCGGTGGCGCTGATCGCCGGCCAGCTCTCGGTGTCGCTCGACAACGCGCTGCTGTATGCGTCGCTCGAGAAGCGCGTGGCCGAGCGCACCGCCCAGCTGCGCCAGAAGACCAACGACATCAACGCGATGCTGCAGAACATGCCGCAGGGCGTGCTGACGGTGGTCTCGGGCGGGGCGATCCACCCCGAGTACTCGGCCTACCTCGAAACCATCTTCGAGACGACCGACATCGCCGGCGTGTCGGTGATGGACCTCATCTTTGCGAAGACCAGCCTCGGCGCCGACCTGCTGTCGCAGGTGGACGCGGCCATTGCCTCGGTGATCGGCGAAGACGAGATGAACTACGAGTTCAACTCGCACCTGCTGGTGGCCGAGCTCGACAAGACGCTGGCCGATGGCAAGGTGAAGTCATTGGCCCTGAGCTGGTCACCCATCGTGGGCGAGGAAGGCAACGTCGACAAGCTCATGCTCTGCGTGCGCGACGTCACCGAGCTCAAGCGCCTGGAAGCCGAGGCCAACGCCCGCAAGCGCGAGCTGCAGGTGATCGGCGAGATCCTGGCGGTGAGCCAGGAGAAGTTCCACGAGTTCATCGACAGTGCGCGCGGCTTCATCGCCGAAAACAAGGCGCTGATCGAGAAGACGGCTGAGAAGAAGCCCGACGCGATCAACCTGCTGTTCCGCAACATGCACACCATCAAGGGCAATGCGCGGACCTATGGCTTCCTTGGCCTCACGAACCAGGTGCATGTGACCGAGCAGCATTACGACGACCTGCGCAAGGACGCGCAGGCGGTGTGGGAACAGGGCGCGCTGCTGGCCGAGCTGGCCCAGGTGCATGAGCTGATCGAGCACTACGCCCACGTGAACGACGTGGTGCTCGGCCGCAAGGGCCCGGGCCGCCGCGCCGCGGTGGAGAAGTTCCTGATGGTCGAGCGCGACACGGTGGCCGAGACGCTCTCGATGCTGATGGGTGTGGACCACAGCGACCCGAACGCCATGCGCCTTGCGCTGCAGCATGTGGGCAGCACGCTGCACATGCTGGGCACCCAGCCGATCGGCGAGATCCTCTCGGGCACGCTCGAGTCGCTGCCCTCACTCGCCAGGGAGCTGGGCAAGGCGCCGCCGCAGGTGCACATCGAAGACCACGGCCTGATGGTGCGCACGCAGGCCTCGTCGCTCTTGAAGAACCTCTTCACCCACCTGCTGCGCAACTCGGTCGACCACGGCATCGAGAAGCCGGAGCTGCGTGCCGCCGCCGGCAAGCCCGACGCCGGCCGCATCGACCTTCGCCTGCACGTGGACGACGGCAAGCTGTGGATCCACCTGAAGGACGACGGCCGCGGCCTGGCCCTCGGCAGGATCCGCCAGCAGGCGATGGAGCAGAACCTGCTGACGCGGGGCGCCAGCACCAGCGCCGAGGAGGTGGCCCAGCTCATCTTCCGCTCCGGCTTCTCGACCGCCGAACAGGTGACCGAGGTGTCGGGGCGCGGGGTGGGCATGGACGCGGTGCGCGCGTTCCTCGAGAAGGAGGGCGGCTCGATCGCCATCCGCTTCCTCGACGACCGTGAGAACGCCGACTTCCGGCCCTTCGAGACGGTGATCGCGCTGCCCGACAAGTTCGCGGCATCGTTGCATGCGGCGATGTCGTTCGACGCGCTGCGCAGCCGCCTGGTCACGAGCAAGGCCTGA
- a CDS encoding nitronate monooxygenase family protein, which translates to MTAPPSSDHTLRHIDPLIAPSLQRGGLAPLALGDRTLLPVVQGGMGVGISAHRLAGAVARLGGVGTISSVDLRRHHPDLMARTQGLAAQVGREAEAKACIDEANLEALEREIRAARRHSLGRGLVAINVMRAVSEYAASVKRALECGIEAVVVGAGLPLDLPDLAQDHPRALLVPILSDLRGVQLIVRKWERKKRMPDAIVIEHPRLAGGHLGAARVADLQDPRFDFENVLPQARAFLRSAGLEREVPLIAAGGVRSHDDIARLQRLGAAGVQLGTPFAVTEESDADPAFKRVLAEARDEDLVEFTSVAGLPARAVGTPWLRSYLKIEDRLQKVAHLRTRCTKAFDCLAQCGLRDGLPGWGQFCIDHQLGAALRGDTRKGLFFRGVGALPFGSQIRSVRDLLERLLAPTPQAA; encoded by the coding sequence ATGACTGCGCCACCGTCCTCCGACCACACGCTTCGCCACATCGACCCCCTCATCGCCCCGTCGCTGCAGCGCGGCGGGCTTGCGCCCCTTGCGCTGGGAGACAGGACGCTCCTGCCGGTGGTGCAGGGCGGCATGGGCGTGGGCATCTCGGCGCACCGCCTGGCGGGCGCGGTGGCCCGCCTGGGCGGCGTGGGCACCATCTCGTCGGTGGACCTGCGGCGCCACCACCCCGACCTGATGGCGCGCACCCAGGGCCTGGCGGCACAGGTCGGCCGCGAGGCCGAGGCCAAGGCCTGCATCGACGAAGCCAACCTCGAAGCGCTGGAGCGCGAGATCCGCGCGGCGCGCCGGCACTCGCTGGGCCGCGGGCTGGTCGCGATCAACGTGATGCGGGCGGTGAGCGAGTACGCCGCCTCGGTGAAGCGCGCGCTGGAGTGCGGCATCGAGGCCGTGGTGGTGGGTGCCGGCCTGCCACTCGACCTGCCCGACCTGGCGCAGGACCACCCGCGTGCCTTGCTCGTGCCCATCCTGTCGGACCTGCGCGGCGTGCAGCTCATCGTGCGCAAGTGGGAGCGCAAGAAGCGCATGCCCGATGCCATCGTGATCGAGCACCCACGGCTCGCCGGCGGGCACCTCGGGGCGGCCAGGGTGGCCGACCTGCAGGACCCGCGCTTCGACTTCGAGAACGTGCTGCCGCAGGCGCGGGCCTTCCTGCGCTCGGCAGGCCTCGAGCGCGAAGTGCCGCTCATCGCCGCCGGCGGCGTGCGCAGCCACGACGACATCGCCCGCCTGCAGCGCCTGGGCGCGGCCGGCGTGCAACTGGGCACGCCGTTCGCCGTCACCGAAGAGAGCGATGCCGACCCCGCGTTCAAGCGCGTGCTGGCCGAGGCGCGCGACGAGGACCTGGTCGAGTTCACGAGCGTGGCGGGCCTGCCGGCGCGCGCCGTCGGCACGCCGTGGCTGCGCAGCTACCTCAAGATCGAAGACCGGCTGCAGAAGGTGGCCCACCTGCGCACGCGCTGCACCAAGGCCTTCGATTGCCTGGCGCAGTGCGGCCTGCGCGACGGGCTGCCGGGCTGGGGCCAGTTCTGCATCGACCACCAGCTCGGCGCCGCCCTGCGGGGCGACACGCGCAAGGGCCTCTTCTTCCGCGGCGTGGGCGCGCTGCCCTTCGGCTCGCAGATCCGCAGCGTGCGCGACCTGCTCGAGCGCCTGCTCGCCCCCACGCCCCAGGCCGCGTAG
- a CDS encoding PAS domain-containing sensor histidine kinase has product MDVASADTPFDAATLFAQELPDACVVLTLDGRVAHWSRGAQATFGYDSSEAVGHSVHDLVVPLDRVAEQQKALSDIVGQGTITYESVRRRKDGTMLCVDVTAKLLSSSGEGSILMSEKDVTDIKVQRDAKLMEARFRELLESTPDGIVMANPTGHIVIANSQAESLFGYEPGELRGKPVDILLPERYRRAHVGHRSNYFLQPRKRAMGSGLDLSGVRKDGTEFPIEISLSPLRTEENAFVMSAIRDISERKRFERALQEKNLELATANQAKDRFLASMSHELRTPLNAIIGFTGTLLMGLPGPLTPDQYKQLRTVQSSARHLLALINDLLDVAKIEAGKVDLALTPIDCCAVIDEVAATLKIQAEAKGLKLNTVVPPTPLMWTTDRRALHQIVLNLAGNAVKFTDTGSVTLNLREHEGVLEVVVHDTGVGIPLEEQSKLFAPFSQAGSMRPRAAEGTGLGLHLSQRLAELLGGHIAFESEPGEGSRFTLRLQPQPAAT; this is encoded by the coding sequence ATGGACGTCGCGTCTGCCGACACGCCATTCGATGCCGCCACACTGTTTGCCCAGGAGCTGCCCGACGCCTGCGTGGTGCTCACCCTCGACGGACGTGTCGCGCACTGGAGCCGCGGCGCGCAGGCCACTTTCGGCTACGACAGCAGCGAGGCCGTCGGCCACAGCGTGCACGACCTCGTGGTGCCGCTGGACCGGGTGGCCGAGCAGCAGAAGGCCCTGAGCGACATCGTCGGCCAGGGCACGATCACCTACGAGTCGGTGCGGCGCCGCAAGGACGGCACCATGCTCTGCGTCGACGTCACCGCCAAGCTGCTGTCGAGCTCGGGCGAGGGCTCGATCCTGATGTCGGAAAAGGACGTGACCGACATCAAGGTGCAGCGCGACGCCAAGCTGATGGAGGCACGCTTCCGCGAGCTGCTGGAGTCGACGCCCGACGGCATCGTGATGGCCAACCCCACCGGCCACATCGTGATCGCCAACAGCCAGGCCGAGAGCCTCTTCGGCTACGAGCCCGGCGAGCTGCGCGGCAAGCCGGTCGACATCCTGCTGCCCGAGCGCTACCGGCGGGCGCACGTGGGGCACCGCTCCAACTATTTCCTGCAGCCCCGCAAGCGCGCCATGGGCTCCGGGCTTGACCTGTCGGGCGTGCGCAAGGACGGCACCGAGTTCCCCATCGAGATCAGCCTCTCGCCGCTGCGCACCGAGGAAAACGCCTTCGTGATGAGCGCCATCCGCGACATCAGCGAGCGCAAGCGCTTCGAGCGCGCCCTGCAGGAAAAGAACCTCGAACTGGCCACCGCCAACCAGGCGAAGGACCGCTTCCTCGCCAGCATGAGCCATGAGCTGCGCACGCCGCTCAACGCCATCATCGGCTTCACCGGCACGCTGCTGATGGGCCTGCCGGGGCCGCTCACCCCCGACCAGTACAAGCAGCTGCGCACCGTGCAGAGCAGCGCCCGGCACCTGCTCGCGCTCATCAACGACCTGCTCGACGTGGCCAAGATCGAGGCCGGCAAGGTCGACCTGGCCCTGACGCCGATCGACTGCTGCGCGGTGATCGACGAGGTGGCCGCCACGCTCAAGATCCAAGCCGAGGCCAAGGGCCTCAAGCTCAACACCGTGGTGCCGCCGACCCCGCTCATGTGGACGACCGACCGCCGGGCGCTGCACCAGATCGTGCTCAACCTGGCCGGCAACGCGGTGAAGTTCACCGACACCGGCAGCGTGACCCTGAACCTGCGCGAGCACGAGGGGGTGCTCGAGGTGGTGGTCCACGACACCGGGGTCGGCATCCCGCTGGAAGAGCAGTCGAAGCTCTTCGCGCCCTTCAGCCAGGCCGGGAGCATGCGCCCGCGCGCCGCCGAAGGCACCGGCCTTGGCCTGCACCTGAGCCAGCGCCTGGCTGAGCTTCTAGGCGGGCACATCGCCTTCGAGAGCGAACCGGGCGAGGGCAGCCGTTTCACGCTGCGCCTGCAACCCCAGCCCGCTGCCACCTGA
- a CDS encoding response regulator yields MARILIIEDNQANLELAQYLLEHSGHKVLLATDGQMGVAVARREKPELIICDLQMPVLDGYGVLEKLKLDAAIEGTPIVAVTAFSMSGDEEKVRMAGFDGYFSKPIEPETFVQQIEAFLPSRAGDA; encoded by the coding sequence ATGGCCCGCATCCTCATCATCGAAGACAACCAGGCCAACCTGGAGCTCGCGCAATACCTGCTGGAGCACAGCGGCCACAAGGTGCTGCTCGCAACCGACGGGCAGATGGGCGTGGCCGTGGCGCGGCGCGAGAAGCCCGAGCTCATCATCTGCGACCTGCAGATGCCCGTGCTCGACGGCTACGGCGTGCTCGAGAAGCTCAAGCTCGACGCCGCGATCGAGGGCACGCCCATCGTCGCGGTGACGGCGTTTTCGATGTCGGGCGACGAAGAGAAGGTGCGCATGGCCGGCTTCGACGGCTACTTCTCCAAGCCCATCGAGCCTGAAACCTTCGTTCAGCAGATCGAAGCCTTCCTGCCGTCGCGGGCGGGCGATGCCTGA
- a CDS encoding ATP-binding protein: MARVLVVDDHATNRDLIATLLGYAGHQVDEAADGAEALEKVRTTRPALVICDILMPTMDGYEFARRLREEPGIAATEVIFWTATFMESEARKLAASCGVHQILFKPCEPQDVLDVVQAALAGQGPTGPAVTVDDFDREHLRLVTDKLVAQSNELLHANERLSALTELNLRLASERDPVALLDQVCRGARDLIGARYAILGVRQKDDAETVHYATWGFDPEAAGGLGQSDLAAGVLGTVMLERTPRRFFNPSGDPVRLGLPANCPPLTSGLVAPVVSLHQSYGWILLIDKVGQDTFGDEDEHLLAIHAAQAGRIYENGSLYLAMKHNAEQLQIANETLEQRVEGRTAQLRDIIGGLESFNRTVSHDLRGPLGGIAGASRKACEYLANGQTERASQMLGLIAASAERTEALVNALLALARSSETELQRQRVDTQALVREAVAAVPQAAGRTPVAFSIGTLPEVDADPTLLRQVFVNLITNAAKFAAAAPAPQVEVGAAEEGGHTVFHVRDNGVGFGPEQAQRLFQPFQRLHGAKYEGFGLGLSIVKRIVERHQGRIWAEGRPGQGATFYFSVG; encoded by the coding sequence ATGGCCCGCGTCCTGGTCGTCGATGACCACGCCACCAACCGCGACCTGATCGCTACGCTGCTCGGCTATGCCGGGCACCAGGTCGACGAGGCCGCCGACGGGGCCGAAGCGCTGGAGAAGGTGCGCACCACCCGGCCGGCGCTCGTGATCTGCGACATCCTCATGCCCACGATGGACGGCTACGAATTCGCGCGCCGCCTGCGCGAGGAGCCGGGCATCGCCGCCACCGAGGTGATTTTCTGGACGGCCACCTTCATGGAGAGCGAGGCGCGCAAGCTCGCGGCCTCGTGCGGCGTGCACCAGATCCTCTTCAAGCCCTGCGAGCCGCAGGACGTGCTGGACGTGGTGCAGGCCGCGCTGGCCGGGCAGGGGCCGACCGGCCCGGCCGTCACCGTCGACGACTTCGACCGCGAGCACCTGCGCCTGGTCACCGACAAGCTGGTGGCGCAGTCCAACGAGCTGCTGCATGCCAACGAGCGCCTCTCGGCGCTGACCGAGCTCAACCTGCGCCTGGCCTCCGAGCGCGACCCGGTGGCCTTGCTCGACCAGGTGTGCCGCGGTGCACGCGACCTCATCGGTGCACGCTACGCCATCCTCGGCGTGCGGCAGAAGGACGACGCCGAGACGGTGCACTACGCCACCTGGGGTTTCGACCCCGAGGCCGCGGGCGGGCTCGGGCAGAGCGACCTGGCCGCGGGCGTGCTGGGCACGGTGATGCTGGAGCGCACACCCCGCCGCTTCTTCAACCCGTCAGGCGACCCGGTGCGCCTGGGCCTGCCGGCCAACTGCCCGCCGCTCACCAGCGGACTGGTGGCGCCGGTGGTCTCGCTGCACCAGTCGTACGGCTGGATCCTGCTCATCGACAAGGTGGGCCAGGACACCTTCGGCGACGAAGACGAGCACCTGCTCGCCATCCACGCCGCGCAGGCGGGCCGCATCTACGAGAACGGCAGCCTGTATCTGGCGATGAAGCACAACGCCGAGCAGCTGCAGATCGCCAACGAGACGCTGGAGCAGCGCGTGGAAGGCCGCACGGCGCAGCTGCGCGACATCATCGGCGGGCTGGAGAGCTTCAACCGCACCGTGTCGCACGACCTGCGCGGGCCGCTGGGCGGCATCGCCGGCGCATCGCGCAAGGCCTGCGAGTACCTGGCCAACGGGCAGACGGAGCGTGCCTCGCAGATGCTCGGGCTGATTGCCGCGAGCGCCGAGCGCACCGAGGCGCTGGTCAATGCGCTGCTGGCCTTGGCCCGGTCGAGCGAGACCGAGCTGCAGCGCCAGCGTGTCGACACGCAGGCGCTGGTGCGGGAGGCGGTGGCGGCCGTGCCGCAGGCGGCGGGCCGGACACCGGTGGCCTTCAGCATCGGCACCTTGCCCGAGGTGGACGCCGACCCCACGCTGCTGCGCCAGGTCTTCGTCAACCTCATCACCAACGCCGCCAAGTTTGCTGCCGCGGCCCCTGCACCGCAGGTGGAGGTGGGCGCTGCAGAAGAGGGCGGGCACACCGTCTTCCACGTGCGCGACAACGGCGTGGGCTTCGGCCCCGAGCAGGCGCAGCGGCTCTTCCAGCCCTTCCAGCGGCTGCATGGCGCGAAGTACGAAGGCTTCGGCCTCGGGCTGTCGATCGTCAAGCGCATCGTCGAGCGGCACCAGGGCCGCATCTGGGCCGAAGGCCGGCCCGGGCAGGGCGCCACCTTCTACTTCAGCGTCGGCTGA